In the genome of Tepidimicrobium xylanilyticum, the window ATCTATCACAATAAATCTTTTGAATGAGCCATTTATCATTAATTATATTACCAATATCAAGGATAAGACTTAAACTTCCATCACTCGATAATGTACATCTCGAAATACCCTTAACATTCTTATATCTTCTAATGTATTTAGGTAAAAATTTTACTACTACCTGTTGCTTACCCAACAATCTATCAGCAAAGACACAAATTGTTTTCTATCCTACGAAATCACGATCATGATTCCTTCAGCCAAATCAGTTATATTTGTTTTTACTTCAAAGAATTCATGAATCCTAAATACAGGGTAGCACCGCCCCCTTACTAAAATCATCTCATTTCCATCCGGATCAGTAATTACATCTTCCCTATTAATTCTAAAAGATTCCTGTATAGAAATGGTTGGAATGGTATAAGTTTGCTTCCTTACCTTCAAATTCATGCCATCAATAATTGCTAATGTTAAAGA includes:
- a CDS encoding chemotaxis protein CheW; this translates as MTEYSGRGVEMDVAVKNIEFIGGSISIQSEEQKGTQVTLKISLTLAIIDGMNLKVRKQTYTIPTISIQESFRINREDVITDPDGNEMILVRGRCYPVFRIHEFFEVKTNITDLAEGIMIVIS